The Oscillatoria sp. FACHB-1407 genome includes a region encoding these proteins:
- a CDS encoding nitrate ABC transporter ATP-binding protein (This model describes the ATP binding subunits of ATP-binding cassette (ABC) transporters for nitrate transport, or for bicarbonate transport, in bacteria and archaea.), whose translation MSTATIPQSVPDQPKAGNAFLTLNNVTKIYPTASGPNVVIKDINLTVREGEFICVIGHSGCGKSTLLNTISGFATPDQGEVLLRGKKVTQPGPDRMVVFQNYALLPWLTAFENVYIAVDSVHPRKLEAEKRAIARDNLAMVGLADAMDKKPPQLSGGMKQRVAIARALAIQPEVLILDEPFGALDAITKEELQEELLKIWQEHRCTVLMITHDIDEALFLADRLVMMTNGPAAGIGEILDISFPRPRDRAQIMEDPYYYDLRNHALDFLYNRFAHDEDAA comes from the coding sequence ATGTCTACGGCTACCATTCCGCAATCTGTTCCAGACCAACCGAAAGCTGGTAATGCGTTTCTCACCTTAAACAACGTCACCAAGATCTATCCAACGGCATCGGGTCCGAACGTTGTTATTAAAGACATCAACCTGACTGTGCGGGAAGGTGAATTTATCTGCGTCATTGGTCACTCTGGATGCGGTAAGTCTACCCTGCTCAACACCATCTCCGGCTTTGCCACACCCGATCAGGGTGAGGTGTTGTTACGGGGTAAGAAAGTGACTCAACCCGGCCCCGATCGCATGGTGGTATTTCAGAACTACGCCCTGTTGCCCTGGTTGACTGCCTTCGAGAATGTCTATATCGCAGTTGACTCAGTGCATCCTCGCAAACTCGAAGCCGAAAAGCGGGCGATCGCACGAGACAACCTGGCAATGGTGGGTTTAGCCGATGCAATGGATAAGAAACCCCCACAACTATCAGGGGGTATGAAACAACGGGTGGCGATCGCACGGGCATTAGCGATTCAACCTGAAGTGCTGATCCTGGACGAACCCTTTGGCGCATTGGATGCCATCACCAAGGAAGAACTGCAAGAGGAACTCTTGAAGATCTGGCAAGAGCACCGTTGCACCGTGTTAATGATCACCCACGACATTGATGAGGCGTTGTTCCTTGCCGATCGCCTGGTGATGATGACCAATGGCCCTGCGGCTGGGATTGGTGAAATTCTCGATATTTCCTTCCCACGTCCTCGCGATCGTGCCCAAATTATGGAAGACCCGTACTACTATGATTTGCGGAACCACGCCCTCGACTTCCTCTACAACCGCTTTGCCCACGATGAGGATGCGGCGTAG
- a CDS encoding ABC transporter ATP-binding/substrate-binding protein (This model describes the ATP binding subunits of ATP-binding cassette (ABC) transporters for nitrate transport, or for bicarbonate transport, in bacteria and archaea.), with product MSTFVAVDQIEKVFPLTGGGQYIALKGIDLEIKKGEFISLIGHSGCGKSTLLNMIAGLDLPTDGLVTLEGKRIDSPGPDRMVVFQNYSLLPWMTVRENISLAVDEVCRDLPKGERRQIVEEHIDLVGLRHAADRQPAHLSGGMKQRVAIARALATRPKLLLLDEPFGALDALTRGNLQEQLMRICEQNNVTAVMVTHDVDEAVLLSDRIVMLTNGPASKIGGILEVDIPRPRKRMEVVSHPSYYSLRSELIYFLNQQKRIKKLQARKQVAIAHHGLEKVNLEIGFVPLTACAPVVIAKEKGFFTKHGLDDVHLVRETSWRGIVDGITGKYLDAAQMPAGMPVWLSTGGHQETPVPVVSALTMTRNGNAITLDRKFYDQGIYSAKDVKRMLLESVDQQHTFGIVHPSSMHNLLLRYWLAAGGIDPDKDVSLKNLPPAQMIVDLKAGSIDGYCVGEPWNLRAAMEGIGFTVATDLEIWDGHPGKVLGVREEWANQYPNTHIALVKALLEACRYCADEANAQEIREILARREYIGTSVDYIHLGNPNQMTCNLESPMREYAHHLFYGQGVNRPSRSEHLWMMTQMARWGDIPFPRNWLEVLERVCRVDVFSTAAREIGILDVKYHRGPIQLFDGIPFDADEPIAYLNSLAIKRDFSVAEVAIGSRRIAA from the coding sequence ATGTCTACCTTTGTTGCTGTTGATCAAATTGAAAAGGTCTTCCCCCTGACTGGGGGCGGTCAGTATATCGCTCTCAAAGGCATTGATCTAGAAATCAAAAAAGGCGAATTTATCTCCTTAATCGGTCACTCAGGTTGTGGCAAATCGACGCTGCTCAACATGATTGCCGGACTCGATCTGCCAACGGACGGTTTGGTGACCCTAGAAGGCAAACGCATTGATAGCCCTGGTCCCGATCGCATGGTGGTGTTTCAAAACTACTCCTTGCTGCCCTGGATGACCGTACGCGAAAACATCTCCCTGGCTGTAGATGAAGTTTGCAGAGATTTGCCAAAAGGGGAACGTCGCCAAATCGTTGAGGAGCATATTGATCTGGTCGGCTTGCGTCACGCGGCGGATCGCCAACCGGCTCACCTCTCCGGTGGTATGAAACAACGGGTGGCGATCGCTCGTGCCCTGGCTACTCGTCCCAAATTGTTGTTGTTGGATGAACCCTTTGGTGCGTTAGATGCCTTAACTCGCGGTAATCTGCAAGAGCAACTCATGCGGATTTGCGAACAAAATAATGTAACGGCTGTCATGGTGACTCACGATGTGGATGAAGCGGTATTGCTCTCCGATCGCATTGTGATGTTGACCAATGGACCCGCCTCCAAGATTGGCGGCATTTTAGAGGTTGATATTCCCCGTCCGCGCAAGCGCATGGAGGTAGTTAGCCACCCCAGCTATTACAGCTTGCGGTCAGAGTTGATCTACTTCTTGAACCAACAAAAGCGCATCAAGAAACTGCAAGCCCGCAAACAAGTGGCGATCGCCCACCATGGCTTAGAAAAAGTCAACCTCGAAATTGGCTTTGTGCCCCTAACGGCATGTGCTCCAGTGGTGATTGCCAAAGAGAAAGGCTTCTTCACGAAGCACGGGTTAGACGATGTGCATCTCGTGCGGGAAACGAGCTGGCGCGGAATTGTCGATGGTATTACGGGCAAGTATCTGGATGCGGCTCAAATGCCTGCGGGAATGCCTGTTTGGCTCTCTACTGGAGGACACCAAGAGACCCCAGTGCCCGTGGTCAGTGCTCTGACCATGACCCGCAACGGCAACGCCATTACCCTCGATCGCAAGTTCTACGATCAGGGCATTTATTCCGCCAAAGATGTCAAGCGCATGTTGCTGGAGTCCGTAGATCAGCAGCACACCTTCGGCATCGTCCACCCCTCCTCGATGCACAATCTATTGTTGCGCTATTGGTTAGCGGCGGGCGGCATTGACCCTGATAAGGATGTCAGTCTCAAGAACCTGCCTCCAGCGCAGATGATTGTCGATCTCAAAGCGGGTAGCATCGATGGCTACTGCGTTGGCGAACCCTGGAACCTGCGTGCTGCCATGGAGGGCATTGGCTTTACTGTGGCAACCGACCTGGAAATTTGGGACGGACATCCCGGTAAGGTATTGGGCGTTCGGGAAGAGTGGGCAAACCAATATCCCAACACTCATATTGCGCTGGTCAAAGCTCTATTAGAAGCGTGCCGCTATTGCGCCGATGAAGCCAACGCGCAGGAAATTCGTGAAATCCTGGCGCGACGGGAATACATCGGCACCAGCGTCGATTACATCCATTTGGGCAACCCCAACCAGATGACTTGCAATTTGGAAAGCCCCATGCGGGAATATGCTCACCACCTGTTCTATGGGCAGGGTGTCAACCGCCCTAGCCGTTCAGAACACTTGTGGATGATGACCCAGATGGCGCGTTGGGGTGACATTCCCTTCCCCCGCAACTGGCTGGAAGTGTTAGAGCGGGTTTGTCGCGTTGATGTGTTTAGCACCGCCGCACGGGAGATTGGCATTCTGGATGTGAAATATCATCGTGGACCCATCCAACTTTTTGATGGCATTCCCTTTGATGCTGATGAACCGATCGCCTATCTCAATAGCCTCGCTATCAAGCGTGATTTCAGCGTGGCAGAAGTGGCGATTGGCTCTCGCCGAATTGCGGCTTAA